The following are encoded in a window of Polynucleobacter sp. VK25 genomic DNA:
- a CDS encoding ferritin-like domain-containing protein — MLELREASLAILASTDAQTKVSQLLKLFTEYQEQRVTLDVSLKLDSQNLALPGRPVKPELVLPKLVPKRRMDTLEGRAGLLHSLAHIEFNAMNLALDAIWRFPEMPKEYYEDWLKVAKEEAYHFSLVNEHLHSLGFTYGDFPAHNSLWEMVERTTDSVIARMALVPRTMEARGLDAVPSIRDRFKQIKEVRAVEILEIILNDEIGHVLIGNRWFNFLCSKDKLSPISAYRELAAQYRAPVLKGPFNIEARKQAGFTSEELNLLGA, encoded by the coding sequence ATGCTTGAGTTACGAGAAGCTTCACTCGCAATCCTAGCAAGTACGGATGCACAAACCAAAGTAAGTCAGTTGCTAAAGCTGTTTACTGAATATCAAGAGCAACGAGTAACCCTGGATGTTTCTCTTAAACTTGATTCTCAAAATCTCGCTCTTCCTGGTCGCCCAGTAAAGCCGGAGCTCGTCCTTCCAAAGCTCGTTCCCAAAAGAAGAATGGATACGCTTGAGGGTAGAGCGGGCTTATTGCACTCTCTGGCGCATATTGAATTTAATGCCATGAATCTTGCATTAGATGCAATCTGGCGCTTTCCGGAAATGCCCAAGGAATACTATGAGGATTGGCTTAAGGTTGCTAAAGAAGAGGCTTACCACTTCAGTTTAGTAAACGAGCATTTGCATTCGCTTGGGTTTACCTACGGAGATTTTCCTGCTCACAATAGTTTGTGGGAGATGGTTGAAAGAACTACCGATTCAGTCATTGCTCGCATGGCACTAGTTCCAAGAACAATGGAAGCGAGAGGGTTGGATGCAGTACCTTCAATTCGGGATCGTTTTAAGCAAATAAAAGAAGTTCGTGCGGTTGAGATTCTGGAGATCATTCTGAATGATGAGATCGGCCACGTTTTGATTGGTAACCGCTGGTTTAATTTCTTATGCAGTAAAGACAAGCTTTCCCCGATTTCTGCTTATCGAGAGTTGGCTGCTCAATATCGGGCACCCGTTCTCAAGGGGCCATTCAATATAGAGGCTCGCAAGCAAGCAGGCTTTACAAGTGAAGAGTTAAATCTTCTTGGGGCATAG